ACGGATTCATTTCCACTGCCGCCTATGCCGCGGCCTCGAAAATCTGTCCTGCGGTGCGCGATTACTGCGTGCTGTCCCATGCTTCCGCGGAACCCGGATATGCCCGGGCCGTAAAGGCCTTGGGGCTGGAGCCGCTCCTGCACATGGGCTTTCGTCTGGGCGAGGGCACGGGTGCGGCCTGCGCCATGTTTCTGGTGCGCGGCGCGGCCAACATCTACAATGACATGGCCACGTTCGATCAGGCCGGGGTCACGGACGGGACGAAATAGTCCTTGAAGACACAAGGGCGGGCCGTGGTCAGAACCAGCGTCGAATCCGGAAGATCGCGGCCAGCCCGACAGCTATTGCGGCCATGAGTGCAATCAGGGCCGGGTAGCCGTATTCCCACCTGAGTTCGGGCATGTGTTCGAAGTTCATGCCGTATATCCCGGCCAGAAAGGTCAGGGGAATGAAGATGGTGGCCACCAGCGTCAGCACCTTCATGACATTGTTCATGCGCATTCCGGCAAGGGAAATCTGGAGTTCGATCATGCCCGTGAGCAGGGATTGCAGGGTCTGGGCCGCCTCGGCCACCTGCCGGGCGTGGTCGCGCACGTCCATGAGGTAGGGCAGGACATCCTCCGGAAACAGGTCCGTGTCCGCACGCGCCAGTTCATCCAGCACGGCCCGGGTTGCGGTGAACACGTTGCCGAGCAGGATCACTTCCCGCCGGGCATGGTACAGGTTGGTCAGGGCGGCTTCCGTGACCCTGTCCGCCAGCTCGGATTCTATGCGTTCCGCATTGGCATTGATCCTGCCGAGGGCCGCGTAATGCCGATCGATCACGCTATCCATGAGCGCGATGAACAGATAGGCCGCGCCGTAACGCCTGATCCGGGAACCCGGGGTGCGCAGCCTGCGTAGCACATGCGTCCATGTGTCGTCCTCTCCCTCCTGAAACGCCACGACCCGTTCCTGCCCCAGAAACAGGGCCAGATGTTCAGTGGTCCCCGGGCCGGACTCGCCGGGAATCAGCACCTTCAGCACCACGAAAAGCGCATTGTCGAACCAGTCCAGCTTGGTCTGCTGGCCCGTGTTCATGGCGTCCTCCAGAGCCAGGGCATGCACCCCGGCCCATTGGCCCACCCGTTTGATGAAGTCCGCATCGTGCACCCCGGTCAGGGAAAGGAAACTGGTTTCCTCGGCCCCGATTTCCGGGATGGGGGCATCCGGGGCGACACAGTATTCCCGCAGGGAGTCGCGCGTGTAGGCATGCAGGCAGATGGATGGCGTGAATTCGCGGGACACCCCGGAATAGACCAGACTGCCCGGGGACAGACCTTCCTTGACCGAGAGCCGTTTCAGAAAATCAAGCATGGTTTTCCTCCGCGCCTTCCGCCGGAGCCGGACTCGCATGGTGGAGAGTGCGGGTGGGAAAGGCGAAGTCTATGCCGTGTTCCTCGAACCGCTTGACCAGAGCCAGATTGATGGCCTGCTGCACGTCCATGTAGTCCTGATACTCCGGCGACAGCACGTAGTAGACCACCTCGAAATCCAGACTGGATTCCCCGAATCGGGCAAAGTGGGCGCGTTCCAGACTGGCCTTGGGCGTGGCGTTGATGATCTCGCGTACATATCCGGGAATGGCGGCAAGTTCGGCATGGGGCGTGGAATAGATCACACCGAAGCCGAACACCACCCGGCGCCGGAACATGCGGCGGTAGTTCTTGACCCGTGATCCGGTCAGGTCGGAATTGGACAGGATGATCTGTTCTCCGTCCAGACTGCGGATGCGCGAGGTCTTGAGCCCGATGTGCTCGATGGTGCCGCGAACGTCCGCGGAAAGAAAGATGAAGTCTCCGATGCGGAAGGGTCTGTCGAACAGGATGGCGAAATAGCTGAACAGGTCGCCGAGGATGGCCTGCGCTGCAAAGCCCACGGCAATGCCTGCCACGCCGAGACCGGCGAGGATGGTGCCGATCTTCAGCCCCATGTTGTCCAGAATGAACATGGCGGCCACGAGCCATATCAGAATCTTGACCACGGGCAGTACGGCTCTGCCCTTGTGCTCCTTGAGGGATGAGCCCTTGCGCCGCAGGTACACGTCCAGAAAGAACCGGAGCAGGCCGAATCCAAGAGACAGGCCGAGTATGGTGAAATAGATGAGGAATCCGGTGCCCGCCATTTCCATGAACCGGGGCGCGAACGGAAAGGCCTTGAAGAAGACATAGACCGCGATGCCCACGGCCAACCAGAAGAATGCGGACAGGACCTGTCGCAGCGCCAGGGAGTCCATGGCCTCGGAATGGGTTTCGGCCCAGGCAGTCAGTCTGTTGCCCAGTGTCTTGCGGAGCAGGGAGAAAAGGATCAGGGCAGCGATGAACAGTCCGGCGGTGAGCAGCAGCTCTTCCACCGGATGCTGTGCGCTGTTCCATTGGAAAATCGAGTCGAGCAGGCCTGCGGCCTTGGAGGATGTGTTTGCCATGGCCGCAGCATAGCACGTCCGATTGGTGAAAACAAAGAGGGAGCCGTTTCGTGCGACTCCCCTAACCTCAGAATTTCGGCGGCCCCAGAACGATCATTTCCGCGATGGTGTGGTCCACGCGCGGGAGGTTGCGCAGCTTTCTGCCCACAAAGGCCATTTCCAGTTTCGCCAGATCCGCATACAGGGGCGTGCGGTCCACGGCAACCGGTTCGCGTCCGGCCTCGCGCATGGCCGCTGAAAGCTCCTGACACTTCCAGCAGCCCGGGAATTCCACCTTGCGCCCGTCCGGGCGGGTCAGGAAGTTGGGCACTCCGTGCATGCGGCAGATCATGAGGCGGTGCTCGTACAGTCCGCATCTGCCCTGCCCCTCGTCGCCGAGGTTCAGGGGACACATGACGTGCGGCCTCTCGCCTTTGGCAAAGGCCAACCGGGCCTGCTCCACATAGTCCCCGGCCCGCTCGACAATGGTTTGGCGCACGGATTCGTCGAGCTGGTTCAGTCCGTGCCACAGGTAGGCCCACTCGATGTAGGTGTGGTGCTGGAAAAAGGTCAGGCAGCAGTTGCTGGTGCAGCCCTCGCAGGACAGGTTCATGGCGTCTGCGGCCTTGACGTACTGGTCGGACATGCGGGTGTATATGGCAGCCAGCTTGCGGAAGGCGGCCTTGGGTGTCAGCTTGTTCATGGCATTTCGATATGCTTGAGTATCAGGTCCGCGCACTGGTCCGGGGTGTCCCTGTCCGTATGCACGGTGATGTCTGCGACGGCCCGGTACAGGGGCTGCCGTTCATTGTACAGGTCGAGCAGCGACGTGCCCGGGGCAATGGCCAGACCTCGGCCCTCGCCGTTGCCCACGCGTTCCAGAAATGCGGATTTCCCCACTTCCAGATGCACGATGGGGCCGAGGGTCCTGAGCGTGTTCATGGCCTGTTTGCCGTAGATCACGCTGCCGCCCGTGGAAATGACCATGCGGTTGAGGCTCAGGTCGGCCACAAGGTTGTCCTCGATGCGGAGGAATTCCTTCAGCCCGAAGGTGTCCATGATGGATTGCAGGGACAGCCCGTAAAAGGCCTCCATGAGCTGATCCGTGTCCAGATGGCCCCAGCCGAGGCGTTCGGCAAGAAGCGGGGCGAGCGTGCTTTTGCCTGCTCCGGCCATGCCCACCAAAGTGACGCAGGGACGCAACTTCTCGTCGCGTTCCAGTCTGGGAAAGGGCATTGTTCAGCTCCTGACCAGGCAGACGCGGTCCTCGTCGTCGCGTTCCGAGACAAGTACGTTCACGTGTTCGTTGTAATGGGTCTCCACGCGTTTGCCCACGTAGTCGGCCTGAATGGGCAGTTCGCGGTGGCCCCGGTCGATGAGTACGAGCAGTTCCACGCGTTTGGGGCGTCCGTAGTCCAGAATGGCTTCCAGCGCGGCGCGGATCGTCCGGCCCGAGTAGAGCACGTCGTCCACGAGCAGCACCGTGGCGTTTCCGATATCGAACGGGATTTCCGTACAGTTGATCGTGGGCTGGAGTTCCAGATTCGTGGTCCAGTCGTCGCGGTAGAAATTGATGTCCAGCTTGCCCAGAGGGACCTTGCGGCCCAGCCGCTCGTCGAGCAGGCCCTTGACGCGCTCGGCAAGATCGGCGCCGCGTCGCTGGATGCCGATGATGGCCAGTCCGGATTCCTCGCCGTGGCGTTCGTATACTTCGAAAGCCAGACGTTCCAGAGTCCGGGACATTTCCTTCTCACTCAGTATGGTGCCGCATTCCTTCATGGATTTACATCCTCGCTGGTGGAGTATTCATGCACTCACCCACCTATCCCACCAGCTCGGAGCGGTCAACCGCGCGATCGGGCGGGGCAGGGACATTTTCCGAAAATAAAGTGTTGTAGGAATAATTATCGCATCGATGATTGACAAACAGCATGGGAGTCCTTACCTGTCTATTTCCGACCATCGAAAGGAGGCTTTTTTATGATCGAAGTTACCGAAGCTGCCCTGTCGCAGCTTAAAGGCTACTTTGCGGACAAGGAGGCCACTCCGGTCCGTGTGTACCTTGCTGCCGGCGGTTGAGCTGGCCCACGCCTGACTCTGGCTCTGGATGAGCCGAACGACAAGGACGAGGCTTTTGAGGCTGGCGGGTTCACGTTCCTTATAGAAAAGGAACTCATGGCCCAGACCGGAAACGTGAAAATCGACATGACCTATTACGGGTTCACCGTTGATTCCGAAAATCCGGTCGGTGGTGGCGGCAGTTGCTCTTCGGGCGGCTGCAGTTCCGGTTCCTGCTCCTGCGGCTAGACCGGGGGCAGAACAATCTGACCACCAACGCCTCCCTTCCGGGAGGCGTTTTTTTGAACTCCGGCCGGCCGCAAGGCCATGAATCATAACCAATACATCACAGGAGGCCGGCATGCTTACCCTTACCGAAACTGCAAAAGATCATCTCGACGCCTATTTTGCCGACAAGGAGAAAAGCGACATTCGCGTATATCTTGCCAGCGGCGGGTGCTCGGGCGTGGTCCTGACCCTTGCACTGGATCAGCGCAAGGATAACGACAAGGTCATTGAACAGGGAGGCTATTCCTTTCTGATCAATCCCGATCTGCTGGAATCCACCGGCCACATTTCCGTGGACGCCAGCGAATACGGGTTTCAGGTTGTTTCCGAAAACAAGGTCGGTGCCAGCGGCAGCTGCGCCTGCTCCTCGGGCTGCGCCTGCGGCTGCTGATATACATCGATCCGCATGGAACAAGACAAGGCCCCCTGACCGTTGATACGGCAGGGGGTCTTTTGTTTTTTCCTTTCATCCTTCCATGCCGGTCCGGCCGGAAGCCATGCGGCATGTCCGCCTAGTAGGCGTGCATGGTGGGACCGTCCTCCTCTTCCCAATCCTCTTCATCGGCTGCCTGTCCGCCGGTCAGCACGGCGCCAGCCTTGTAGGTCTTGTAGAAGCGCGGGCAGTCGTCGCCGCAGACATAGGCGCCGGGAGTCAGATTCCTGCCCTTGAAGGCCGGGTAGTCCTTTCCGTAGCGATAGGCGCGATGGATGTAGTTGTTGGCGATGTCGTAAGGAGTCATTGCGGACTTGGAGGCATACTGCTTGCCCTCGTCAAACAGGCAATGGGCTTCATCGCCGAAGATCGGATTCACGAATTCCCATACCACCTTGGGGGTCTTGCCGCCGGTGACCTCGATGAGGTGGCCCTGACCCGTGGAGGTGATGAAGGTATTGCCGTTGGGCAGACGCTGCGCACCGCCCTGATACATGGAGTAGAAGCTGTTGCTCAGCCTGCTCTTGTACTGCCAGACGATCCTGCCGGTTTTCGGGTCCATTTCCACGGCCCGGGAGCGGTTGCCTTCGGGCGCCTTCCAGCCGTTGTCGAAAATCAGGAAGTGCCCGTTTTCCAGAGCACTGACATGATGCGCGCCAAAGAGTTCCTGGTCACCGTTGTCGATGAAGGTGGGCGCCTTGCCTGCAGCGTGGGTGCTCGGGTTGCCCCAGCGATACACGATGTCGCCGGTCTTGCGATCGATCACGTAGAATTCGCCGAAATTGCGCGAGTTCAGGATCACGTGCTTGTTGTCCGGAGTGACGTCGACCGAATTGCAGTGGGTCCAGTCGATCACGTCCATCAGTTCGACCACGTCGCGGTCGCCCTTGAGGCTCCAGTTGATGTCGATTTCATCGGGGCCGGTACCGATGTGATCCCAGACATGCCATTCCCACACGACCTTGCCATTTCTGTCCACTTCCTGAATGTAGTCGACCCAGGTGTACTTGAAGGTCATGTCCCAGAGCTTGAGACCGCCCTCGGGCATGGCCTTGGGATCACGGCCCTTGGCAATGGCTTCCTTGTTGGTCTTCCGTTCCCAGCAGAGCACGAGGGTATTGCCGTTGGCGAGCCTGCGAAAGGAGTGGTGCTGAAGCGAGGTGTCACTGAAATTCCTGTATTGCCAGACAAGATTGCCGTCCCAGTCGAATTCCTGGAGCAGTCCTCCTTCGCCGCCGAAACCGACGGTCGCGGGCTTGTCCAGATGGCTGGCGCGCAGCAGGTGGCCGTTGGGAAGCAGTTGCGAATGTGCACCGGCCTTGTTCTCATGGCTCCATGTGTGCACCACGTTGCCTTCCATGTCGATCAGATACGTGGTCGTTCCCATGCCGGGATCGAAAAGCGTGTATCCTTCGAAAGCGGCGTCCCTGTCGTATTTCAGGACGCCCGTCGGGCCCACGAGCGCCTCGTATGCGTGAACGGGAACAGCGAACATCAGCAACAGCAATGCTGCCAATGCGGAATAGTGATAGCGTGAAAACGTATGCATGCTTCCTCCTCTAAGGAAAGTTTGATTCGTGAATATCGCAAGAAGCATGCCTTTCGGGAATATCATGGAAGCCTATGTGTCAGGGGCGATTGGCTGACAGGAAAGACGTTCAAGTGGTGCGCCGATTCGCACAATCCGGCTGCACACTGTGCGGAGTGACGTACAGCAGGGTGAGAGGTTCTTCGGCATACCGGATGCGGATTGCGGAAGAAATGCAACGACATGAATTGAAGAAATGTCGAAACATGTCTGAGAACGGATTCGAAAAATGAAAAAAAGCGGACCTTGGGGTGTACGAAAATCGCATTTTTTGAAATCGATTTTCGGCAAAAGATGTCGGTCCAATTGAAAAGAGCGCCTGCAAAGGCGCTCTTTTCAATTGGACCGCAAACCGGTTTGCCCGGCGTCCGAAAGACGGTTTCGTGTGGCGACCATTCTCTTCAAACCCTCTCATGATAGGGCCGCCGAACCGTTTTCGAGTCTGTCAGAGTCCCGCATGGCGCAATGCCTGTGTCTGCTTGCGGGTGGTTTCAAATTCCCTGAACGCGTTTCAATGCCAGTCGAAATTGCTGTTTCAAGGAAGTGGGTACAGGCAGCGAATCGTTGCGGATGGGGACCGAAGAGTGATTCGTTTTTGCCAGTTTCAGCCTGCTGAAATTATCCTCTGACAAATGAGTCTCCCTCATTTTCTGCGCGACCGTAGCGTAAAATCGATCGAAATGCGAGAGAATGAAGAGCGTTTTTTTGCATTTTTCGTATAAATGGGAAGCATTCCTGCGTCGTTGGATCGTGTTGGAAACAAAAATCGGACAAGATTGTCGAAAGGTGCGGTTCCGTTTCAGTCATTTTCCCAGCCAATCCGGGCGGCGTTCCAGGGAGATTTCATCCACGAAATTCAGCTCGCCCTTGACGATTTCATACAGGAAGATGGACATGTTCGGCCTGTGGTCATCTCGGAAATAGCTGATTTTGGGGGCAAGCCCCATGGGATCGTAGTCGCGCAATCGTTCCAGCGCGGCCTTCAGGGTTTCTCCGTTGAGCTTTCCGGCCGAGGCCGCATGCCGCATGCCTTCGGCCATGACCAGACTGGAAACAAAGCCGCGTATGTAATGGGTGGGGCGTGGCTGGTTGGCGGAATACTTCAGTATGACGGGCATTCCCGGCACATCCTGACCATAAACCGCTGCCGCCTGATTGCAGAACGTGCCCTCGGCCGCCTTGCCTGCGAATCTGGGCAGACTTTCGTCGCATCCCCATATGCTGGTAAAGAACGTGCTTTTCATGCCGAGGTTTCCGGCCGCACTGAGGGTTTCGGCCGTGGAGGACGTGAAGCCGCCGGCCCAGACGAAATCCGGTTTCCCGTTCCTGAGGTTGAGCATGCCGTCCGTCGCATATGTGGAGGAAAGGCTGGCGGTGAATTCCCCGACAATCCTGTAGCCCAGTTCCCGGGCATAATGACGGGCCGCAGGGATGGGTGATCTGCCGTAGGGGCTGTTCGGATAGGACAGGGCTAGGCGCGGGGCGCGGTTCTGTTCCCATTTTTCGCGGAAATATTTGAGAGCCGCGCGAATCTGGGTCGAATAGTCCGCTGCCGTGAAGAAATTGTATGGGGCCAGTGCCGGGTCGGCGAGATGGGCGGAATAGGATGCGGAGAACGCCACGATCCTGTCCTGCCGGAGCAGTCGGACCAGAGCGTCGGTCAGGCCTGTGCCGAAGGTCTGGACGCAGACCGGCTCGTCGGCTTCCACCATGGCATTGTAGAGGGCCACGCCCTGTTCCACGTCATAGCCCGTGTCGCGAAGGTCGAAATGGATGGGCCTGCCGTTTATCCCGCCGGTGTCGTTGATGTATTCCACCCCGGCGCGCAAGCCCTGCGCATAGGGAACGCCAACGGCCGACCCCGGGCCGGACAGGTCGATCAGCCCGCCGACCCTGATGGGTCTTTGGGCGTTGGTAAAGGGGAGGTTGCCGTCGCAGGCGGCAAGGATGAGGAACAGCATCAGACATGCGACTGGGGCAAGCCTGTGCCGGAACCGTGTAAAAAAGTTGTCTTTCCGGACGCAACGGGACTGATGCTGAAAGCCGGTTTTCATGGTCCCGGCATAGCACGTTCAGAATCTGAAAGCGTGTATTTTCTGCCGGAACCGTGCGGGGTGAGCCGGTTCGGGAAGTATCAGGACCAGGCGTCCATGAAATCCGAGGCGCCCACCAGCTTGTATCCGCGCTCCTGAAGGGCTGCAGCCACAGGGGACGGGTCCTCGATGTCCACGCGAACCACCACGATGCGACGACCGTTGTGGAAGAACGTGCCCGTGGAGATGATGGAGAGTTTCATGTTGGCGATCACGCCTGCCACTTCGTAGAGCACGCCGGAGCGGTCCGCCACCTCGATGGTGATGCGGGAGCCGCCTTCGCGATAGCCCATTTCCTCGGTGAGCACGTCCAGCATGACATTGCGGTTGATGTACCCGATGAGGGCGTCGTTTTCATCCACAACGGCCAGGCCTGCGAGGTTCATTTCATACATCATGTCCGCGGCGGCTTCGATCTCGGTTTCCGGGGAAACGGTCTGGATGTCCTTGCGGACGATCTTGCCCACGGTCAGCTTGCTCATGAGGTAGCTGAGTTCGTGTTTTTCCAGCGAGGTCATGATGCTCGGCAGGGCCGCGCTGATGTCCTCCTTGCGCACATACCCGACAAGCCTGTCGTCCTCGTCTACGACAAGGAGCATCCAGAGCTTGCTGTCTTCCAGCGTTTTCTGGGCATCCTTGACCAGGGTCTTGGGAGTGACCTTGACGAAATCACGAAGCATCTTGAGTCCGACGAACATGTACAGTCTCCTCTTGCAGGCCGGGTTGTCGGGTTACGAGTGACAAATGAAAAGCAACTTCCTCTGCGCCCGGATACACATTTTCCGCGAACCACGCAATGGTGCCTTTGTGTGGCCCGTTTTTGTTTTCGGGCCGGATGAGAGGGGGAAGGCGGGTGTCAGTGCCCGCCGAGATACAGGGTATAGATGCGCCGGAGCATGGATGCCGGGGTCTGCACGTCCCAGTGTCCGGTGGTCACGGCCCAGACGTAGAAGCCCAGAAGCACGGTCACGGCGGTTCCTCCGAGAGCCATCCAGTGCACGCGTCGGCGACCAGCAAGGGTCACGGAAAGGCAGCCGTCCACCGGACAGGCGGATACGCATTCCCCACAGCCGATGCAACGCGGGGAGCGTATGGTGATGCCTTTTTCCACGTCGATGCCTGCGGGACAGGCCGAAGTGCAGCGCGAACAATGCGCACAGGATTCCGGGGTACGCGTTACCGCCATGGGCGAGAAACAGCCGATCAGGCCGAGCAGCGCACCGTACGGGCACAGAAATCGGCACCAGAAATTGCGGATCATGAGGGTCAGCAGGACGAGGGCACCGATCACGGACAGGGCGAACGCGCTCGGGCTCAGGAAGAATTGCAGCATGCGAGCGTCTGCAGTCAGGTTGTACGGACCTTTCAGGAATTGGGATACGCCAGCGCTGTCCATGCCCAGCAGAATGGTGAACAGGAAGAATCCCAGCGCCGCATAGCGCAGCAGGGAAAGGGGCACGGCCACAACTTTCGGAAGCGCGCGAGCCAGCCCGAGCCTTTTGCCAAGCCGTTCCAGCAGGGAGGAGACGAACCCCACCGGGCAGATGTGGCCGCAGAACCCGTTGCGGGCCAGAAAGGCCATGATCATGAACGCCATGAACAGGGTGAGTCCCGCCGGATGCACCATGTCCCACTGCCCGGTGTCCAGCCACTGCCGGAATCCGAGGAGCGCGCTGATGGGCAGAAAGCCCTCCACGGCTCCGGGTTTGGCCACAAAGGTTTCGGATGCGCCGGTGGCCCATTGCAGAAACAGGGCGAATCGGCAGCCTGCATATATGCAGAACAGAGTGAAGCCCGTCTGCAGGCCGAAACGGAAAATTCTGGGGGAAAAAAGCACGTGTTTCATGGAACCTCCCTTGCGGGGTTCGGCTTCTAGCTTCATCACGGACGGGTGGCAAGCATGTGCAGATTTTGCGCACGGCGGGCGCAGGGCGGAAAGGGAAAGGCTCAGTCGGCGTTGTCCATGCCCGGTTCTGCGGTCATGGCTTCGAATCCGGACACGATGTCGAGCAGTTCGCCGGTGATGGTGTTCTGGCGGGTCTGGCGGAAGTCGGCCCAGAGTGCGTCGCGCATTTCCATAATGTTCTTTTCCGCTGCCTGCATGGCTGCGAGCCGAGCCGCGTTTTCCGCGGCAAGAGATCGGGCCAGCGCACCGTACAGGGACACGAACAGGTGCTGACCGAACAGGGCCGCGAACAGGGATTCCGCGCCGTTCATGGCCTTGGGCAGGCAACGGCTCGGCCATTCCGGGCGTTTTGCTGCATCGCGGGCAATGGGCAGAACCGTGACGTTTCGCGGTTCGTAGCCCTGAAGCCCGGTTGGGCTGTTGAATACGGTATGGAAGCGGTTTCCGGCCCGACTGCGTTCCCAGCGGGCAAGGGCGCGACTCACGGTTTCCACGGATTCATTGGCTCCGGCAAGCGTGCCGGGCATGGCAAAATGGCGTTCCGGCTCGAATCCCGCATCCTGAAGTCCGGCACGCATGCGTTCGCCTGCGCTCCAGAAAAGCACGTCCTGTGCTTCGGCGCGCAGGCTGCCCGCGCTTTTCAGGGCCGCATCCAGCACCACTTCATTGAATGAGCCGCACATGCCCTGATCCGAACCCACGGCAAGGATCACTGCCTGATTCCCGGCCCGGCGTGGAGCCACGGACCCGCCGGACAGGAACAGCACGTCCCAGCCCTTGTCCACCACGTCCCTATATCCCTCCAGCGACCGAGCAGCCCGTTCGAAATGGCGGATGTTTACCGCAGCCAGACTCTTCATGGTCTTGACCACGCCGAGCAGATCCGTGGTGGTGCGGATGCGCTTTTGCAGGGCCTGGAGCGTATCCACTAGTCGTCCTCCGCCTCGGGTGCTTCCTGATCCGCATCCTCGGGCACCAGCTCCCGGGCAATGGCTGCAATGTCCGAGGACAGGGATTCCCAGCCCGGATCATCGGGTTTCATGTCCGCAATGGAATCAAGACCGCCACGCCTGTCTGCGAGCTGTTTCAGCACATGCGTCTGTGCTTCGGCCATGCGATCGGGCGGGAGCGCGTCAAGACTGCCCTGATTCACGGCCAGAAGCACGGCGGTCTGTTCTCCGGCAGTGAGCGGAGAGAATCGGTCCTGCTTGAGGATTTCCCGTACCACCCTGCCGTGTTCCAGTTTGGCTCTGGTTTCGTTGTCCAGCCGTGTGCCAAACCGGGCGAATGCCTCCAGTTCCTGAAACTGGGAGTAGGTCAGACGCAGGTCGCCAGCCACCTTGCGATAGGCAGGGGACTGGGCGCGGCCGCCCACGCGGGACACGGACATGCCCACGTCCACGGCTGGAAGCACGCCCTTCTGGAACAGGTCCGGGTTCAGATATATCTGGCCGTCCGTGATGGAGATCAGATTGGTGGGAATGTAGGCGGAAATGTTCTGAGCCTCGGTCTCGATGATGGGCAGGGCCGTAAGCGTGCCGCCACCATATTCGGGTTTGAGGTGGGTGGAGCGTTCCAGCAGCCGGGAATGGATGTAGAAGATGTCGCCCGGGAAGGCCTCGCGTCCGGGCGGACGGCGCAGGAGCAGGGAGAGCTGGCGGTATGCCTGCGCGTGGCGTGTCAGGTCGTCGTACACGATGAGCACGTCCCGGCCCTGACTCATGAAATGTTCGCCCATGGTCGTGGCTGCGTAGGGGGCCATGTATTGCAGGCCGGACGGGTCGCCGCCTTCCACCACCACGGCGAGCGTGTAGCTCATGGCATCCCGTTGCCGCAGTTCTTCGAGGGCGCGGGCCACGCTGGAACTGCGCTGGCCTATGGCGCAGTAGATGCAGATCACGTCCCTGCCCTTCTGGTTGCAGATGGCGTCAAGGGCGATGGCTGTCTTGCCGGTCTGGCGGTCGCCGAGGATCAGTTCGCGCTGGCCCCGGCCGATGGGGACCAGGGTGTCCACCACTTTGAGTCCGGTCATGAGTGGCGTATCCACGGGCGCGCGGTGCAGGATGGGCGGGGCCTCGCGCTCCGCAGGCAGCCGTTCTTCCTCCCGGACCGGGCCTTTGCCGTCCAGCGGGCGGCCGAGCGGGTCGATGACCCTTCCCAGAAGGGCGTTGCCCACGGGCACGTCCAGCACGCGGCCCGTGCGCGTCACCTCGTTCCCGGCTCCGAGATTCTCCCCGTGCCCGAGCAGGGCGATACCCACGCCTTCGGGCAGGATGTCCAGCGCCATGCCCGGGACCTCGCCGCCGAGCAGCAGCAGTTCCTCGGCCCGGACTGCGCCCAGTCCGGTCGCCCGGGCCACGCCCTGCGCAATGGACTTGATGCGGCCCACTTCGGACGGGGCCGCGTCCGGCGCGAATCCGTCCACGCTTTGGCGCACTGCGTCCAGCGCCTGATCCATCGTGGATTCCAGAAATTCCTTGCTCATGTGTCGGCCTCCGTTTCGGCCAGTCCCTGAAATACCGCATTCTCCACGGAGTCCAGATACGCGGACAGGTTCCATTCCCACTTGCGATCCCCGGCCAGCAGGGCAATGCCGAATCCGAGTTTCGGCTCAAGGGTGATGGACAGGTCTCCAGCCCGGGGGAACCGCTTGCGACCTTCGGTTTCCAGACGTTGCTGCATGTCCGGAGACAGTTCGAATCCCGTGCGGACCACGAGGTTGCCCGTGATTTCCGGGGCTGGCTGTGCATCCAGCTTTTCGAGGAATGCGTCCACGGCCCGGGCATTGAGATCGGCCCCGGACAGGTCATGCAGCGCCTTGGCGGACAGGGCCACCACCTCATGCCCGATGCGGCGGCGGAGCGTGCCCTGAAGCGCGCGCTGCTCGCGAGTCAGTTCGTCGCGCCAGCGGTCGCGTTCCCGATCCGCTTCGGTTCTGGTTGCGGCAAGGGCCTGTTCGCGCCAAGCCTCGGCCTCGGTTCTGGCCTGTTCCAGCACCTGTTCGCGCCGGGCGCGCGTCTGCTCGGTCTGGTCGGCGAGTTCGCGCGCCCGTTCGTCCGCCTCCTGTCGCGCATGAC
Above is a window of Pseudodesulfovibrio tunisiensis DNA encoding:
- a CDS encoding CBS domain-containing protein, whose translation is MFVGLKMLRDFVKVTPKTLVKDAQKTLEDSKLWMLLVVDEDDRLVGYVRKEDISAALPSIMTSLEKHELSYLMSKLTVGKIVRKDIQTVSPETEIEAAADMMYEMNLAGLAVVDENDALIGYINRNVMLDVLTEEMGYREGGSRITIEVADRSGVLYEVAGVIANMKLSIISTGTFFHNGRRIVVVRVDIEDPSPVAAALQERGYKLVGASDFMDAWS
- a CDS encoding 4Fe-4S binding protein, which encodes MKHVLFSPRIFRFGLQTGFTLFCIYAGCRFALFLQWATGASETFVAKPGAVEGFLPISALLGFRQWLDTGQWDMVHPAGLTLFMAFMIMAFLARNGFCGHICPVGFVSSLLERLGKRLGLARALPKVVAVPLSLLRYAALGFFLFTILLGMDSAGVSQFLKGPYNLTADARMLQFFLSPSAFALSVIGALVLLTLMIRNFWCRFLCPYGALLGLIGCFSPMAVTRTPESCAHCSRCTSACPAGIDVEKGITIRSPRCIGCGECVSACPVDGCLSVTLAGRRRVHWMALGGTAVTVLLGFYVWAVTTGHWDVQTPASMLRRIYTLYLGGH
- a CDS encoding ABC transporter substrate-binding protein — protein: MLFLILAACDGNLPFTNAQRPIRVGGLIDLSGPGSAVGVPYAQGLRAGVEYINDTGGINGRPIHFDLRDTGYDVEQGVALYNAMVEADEPVCVQTFGTGLTDALVRLLRQDRIVAFSASYSAHLADPALAPYNFFTAADYSTQIRAALKYFREKWEQNRAPRLALSYPNSPYGRSPIPAARHYARELGYRIVGEFTASLSSTYATDGMLNLRNGKPDFVWAGGFTSSTAETLSAAGNLGMKSTFFTSIWGCDESLPRFAGKAAEGTFCNQAAAVYGQDVPGMPVILKYSANQPRPTHYIRGFVSSLVMAEGMRHAASAGKLNGETLKAALERLRDYDPMGLAPKISYFRDDHRPNMSIFLYEIVKGELNFVDEISLERRPDWLGK
- a CDS encoding F0F1 ATP synthase subunit gamma, which gives rise to MDTLQALQKRIRTTTDLLGVVKTMKSLAAVNIRHFERAARSLEGYRDVVDKGWDVLFLSGGSVAPRRAGNQAVILAVGSDQGMCGSFNEVVLDAALKSAGSLRAEAQDVLFWSAGERMRAGLQDAGFEPERHFAMPGTLAGANESVETVSRALARWERSRAGNRFHTVFNSPTGLQGYEPRNVTVLPIARDAAKRPEWPSRCLPKAMNGAESLFAALFGQHLFVSLYGALARSLAAENAARLAAMQAAEKNIMEMRDALWADFRQTRQNTITGELLDIVSGFEAMTAEPGMDNAD
- a CDS encoding alternate F1F0 ATPase, F1 subunit alpha; translated protein: MSKEFLESTMDQALDAVRQSVDGFAPDAAPSEVGRIKSIAQGVARATGLGAVRAEELLLLGGEVPGMALDILPEGVGIALLGHGENLGAGNEVTRTGRVLDVPVGNALLGRVIDPLGRPLDGKGPVREEERLPAEREAPPILHRAPVDTPLMTGLKVVDTLVPIGRGQRELILGDRQTGKTAIALDAICNQKGRDVICIYCAIGQRSSSVARALEELRQRDAMSYTLAVVVEGGDPSGLQYMAPYAATTMGEHFMSQGRDVLIVYDDLTRHAQAYRQLSLLLRRPPGREAFPGDIFYIHSRLLERSTHLKPEYGGGTLTALPIIETEAQNISAYIPTNLISITDGQIYLNPDLFQKGVLPAVDVGMSVSRVGGRAQSPAYRKVAGDLRLTYSQFQELEAFARFGTRLDNETRAKLEHGRVVREILKQDRFSPLTAGEQTAVLLAVNQGSLDALPPDRMAEAQTHVLKQLADRRGGLDSIADMKPDDPGWESLSSDIAAIARELVPEDADQEAPEAEDD